In the genome of Psychrilyobacter piezotolerans, the window ATCGACTTTCCTCCAAAATTTATTATTCCCAGAAAAATTAATTCAAATTTTAAAAGGATATGAATACGGATATCTAAATTTTAGATCTGAAAAATTACATATAAACGAAAATGGAGTAGAATGTTTTCTGCAACCTAATGAAGGAAGTACATTAATTTCGTTAATAAAATACGTTAAAATAAATAATGGGGTTTCTGATGCAGAAATTAAAAATTGGTTTTCATTTGAAAATGTTGAGCCAGAACTTATTGAGGAATTTTTTGAGATAATGGGGATAAAATAAAAATTAATAAATGAGGAATTAAAAAAGCTATTTATCATACTTTTAAAGTATAATAAATAGCTTTTTATTGTTGGTTCTTTATTTTTTCCATCCCCATAGAATCGCTTTCCTCCCTCTTTATTGAAAGAGGGAGGAAATAAAGGAGGGAGTTCATAGAATACTTCTATACTTCCCCGCAATAGATCATACGATTATAAACATGTTTAAATCCGAGCTTTTTATATAGTCTTTTAGCCCCTTTATTATCTAAATCCACATGTAGTGATAAATTCCCGTCGGTTAGATCGATAGCACGCTGTATTAATTCAGTTCCGACACCCCTGCCTTTACTGGCTTTATTTGCTCCAATATATGCCAAATGATATTTTGGTATAAATTCTTCGAATCCCAGATTAACAATAACACAGACACCTTCATAGACACCGTCACGAGAAGCTAATAATATAAATCCTTTATCAATAGCATTTTTTATTGCATCCTCTGTCTCCAGTACAGAATCCGAGTATTGTACCAGATACTCTCGGGTTAATTTGACTAATTTATCTTTGGAAACCTCATCATAGTCATTTAAATTTTCAACGTTTATGACACACTTACCTTCATTTAGGATAATTACATGCCTTCCTTTTTTTATCTTTTTCTCTTTAACTAATTTATAAAAAGCTGCAAAAGAATACGCTTCCTGTTTATTTATCTTTATATGCTCTTTTTGTCTTAAAATTTCAACACTTTCTTTTAATAGTTCTTCATTGATGGAAATAATTTTACCGTCGGTTTCATTGACATCTAAAAAAGTTTGTTCCAATAACCCTTTGTCTAATAATATATGATTTCTGGATAATTCTTCATTCCTAAATCCTTCAAGAACGTTATTTTTGATCTCTTTAGTCCTTTGAAAGTTTTTAAAAGCTGCATTTCCTTTTCCCCAAGTTCCGCAGATAACACTTGGAAATTTTTCAATTTCACCATTCATCCATTTTTTTAGTAAGGAATTGTGTATACTTGTCAGTGTATAACCATAGCTTAACTGTGTGTAGATGGCATCTACTTTATAGTTCAGCTTTGTAACAATTTCGTCTGTCAAATTTTCCAGGATTATCTGACTTATATGAATATTAGTATAACCTTCAGCTGCCAGGTAATAATTTTTATCTTCTGCAGTTTTTGTCACAATTTCCAATTGTGATCCATATTTTAAAGACCTTAAATCCAGAATGCCTTTATCTTTAAATTTTCCTGTTTTCCATCTTTCTCCCTTAAATAATGGAATAACAATATCTAAACTTTCCAGATCAGCATAGTATAATACAGAATTAATATAGCTGACCGAACCGTTTACAACAATTCCTTTATATTTATGAGCAATGGCATCTCTTACTAAAACTTCCGCTATTCTGTCATGTTTATGACCCGCCGGATTTACACCCTCTAATTTTATATAAATTTCTCCTACATCGAACAATTTTTCAAGTTTATGAACTCTCAATAAGGGGGTTTTTCCGCTTTTCAACATAGTGTTTCCTCCTTTTTTTTAACAACTTGCATTATACAATAAAACCTTAAAAATACCTCACCAGCAGATACACAATACTCAAAAGAAGGGATTGAAATGTAATGATAATTCCAAATTTAAAAAAATGAAAAAATCCTATCTCCTTTCCCGCTTTTCTTGCTATATTAGCTCCTACAATGTTTGCTGCAGCTCCTATCAGGGTCATATTCCCTCCGAAACATACACCCATGGAGAGTGCCCACCATAGGGGAGCAGTATTTTCTCCCATCTGAGGTATGAGCTCTCCTATTATCTTAGTAAATGAAATTGTATAGGGGACCACTCCGATTATGGGAGCAATGACAGTGGAGGAGATCACAGTCAGTATAACGGCAAACTTTGCATTTCCCTTGGTAACATCCAGGATGAAATCACCTACATCACTGATTAATCCGGTAGCAGCAAGGCCGTCTACCAGGATAAATAATCCGGCAAAGAAAAATAAGGTTGACCACTCTATGTGTTTATAGATTTCCTCGGGATCTTTTTTTGTTAAAAGGATTAAAAGTGTCGCTCCGGAGATGGAGATTACGGCTAATCCTATACCTGTAATCACATTGGAAACAAATCCAGCCATCACGAGAATAAAAACTAGAATAGATTTTTTTAAAAGAACCTTATCTTGTATGATCCTGCCTGCATCCATCTCCATAATCTTAGCTTTATTCATCCTGGAAACATGTAGTTTTTTATGGAAAAAAACCACCATAAGAGCCAGAAAAAGAATCATATTAATGATTACAATGGGACCCATATTAAGGAGGAAATCATTGAATCCTAAACCTGATTTAGTTCCTATAATTAAGTTAGGCGGGTCACCGATTAAGGTAGCTGCACCTCCTATATTCACAGAAAATATTTCGGTAAAAAGAAATGGCAGGGAGTCTATCTTTAGCTGTTCGGCAATCAAGATAGATATTGGGAATATCAGGAGAATTGTTGTAACGTTGTCTAAGAGTGCAGATGCTATTGCCGAAACTATTCCTAAAAAAATCATTATCTTAATGGGATCTCCCTTGGCTGACTGGGCTATCTTTATTGCTGTCCATTGGAATATTCCTGTTTCAGCCATTATATTCACAATGATCATAAGTCCCATAAGTAAAATTAAGATCTCTATATTGCTGCTGACAGCATAAAGAGCTTCGTGTTCATCTATAACTTTAAAAAATACCACAGCAGCTCCCCCGGCAATTGCAGCTGAGGATCTGGGTATTTTTTCAGTTATGATAAAATAAAAGGTTATGATAAATACTGTAAGTGCTATTAAAACATTAGGGTTCATGGGCAACATCTCCTCGATTTTCTAATTAATTTATACATCGATCTTAAATATTATCCTTTAAAATTAATTTCAGGAGGGTACAGGATGAATGATCGATTAAATATATAGAATTGTTTTTAGAGGAGGAGCTGAGTTTTTTACGTAAATTAAATATAATTTATTTAAAATAATTTGGGGGTAGCGACTATGTCTATAAAATACAAAATTATTGAATTGATTCAGGGAGATATAACAAAGTTAAAAATTGACGCAATTGTAAATGCAGCCAACAATGGTTTATTTGGAGGGGGAGGAGTTGATGGTGCAATTCACAGAGGTGGTGGAAAGGAAATTGATGATCAGTGCAAACTTATCAGAGAGAGACAGGGAGGGTGTAAAACTGGGGAGGCGGTGATAACAACTGGGGGGAATCTTGAGGCAGACTATGTAATACACACGGTGGGACCTGTATGGAATGGTGAAAAAAGCGGAGCTGAGGAATTTTTATCCAGCTGCTATAAAAACAGCCTGAATCTGGCCGTGGAAAAAAACATAGAAACTATAGCCTTTCCATGCATCAGTACCGGGGTTTACGGATTTCCAAAAGATCTGGCAGCTGAAATTGCAGTTTCAAGTATTATGGAGTTTTTAAAGGATAATACAGGTATTAAAAAAATTATTCTCGTATGTTTTGAGGATGAGTCATTTAAAATTTATAAAAAATTATTAGGCCTTTATAATTCAAATTAAAATAGATCTTCCAGATATTGATTTTTTAGAGGGAGATAAATTTTTCCCAGCCTGAATCTTTTAATTTAAATATAATTATTTTCTCTGCTTTAAATTTTTTTTTATACTCTATATCCTTAAAATATTCCCAGGCCAGGGTAAAATTTTCTTCCGTTAAATCCTTAGAGGCGATAGTTATATGGGGAATAAAATCAGCCTCTTTGGATTTTATCTTATGTTCTTTTGAAATTTCATCATCTACATTTTTTTTCAGCCTGAGAAGCTCCTTATTTTCCTCTACAGCTATATAGATAACCCTTTTTCCAAAATATGAAAACCCATTCAACACCACAGCAATATCTTTTTTTAATGTTTCTTTCAGGGCAGACTTTAAAGAAATAATTTTTTCTTCTTCACTGTGAAAGGGGGAAACCAGGGTTATGTGGGCTGGTAATCTCAGGGCACGCTTTGAATTAAATTTTTTCATACAGGCTTTTTTAAATTTCTTTATTTCTGCCAGAAGATTTTCAGGAGGCAGGATACCAATAAAATATAAGTCTTTTTTGTTTTCACTTTCCATAATTTAATCCCTCCCTTTTATTAATTTATACAATTATATTAAATATTTTCCTTTAATCTCAAAGGCGGATTTTTTTTAATATAGGAAATTATACCCGCAATGGGCATCACCAAAATACTACCCGCAAAGGGGTATCACCAAGATTTCTAAAGATTATTACACAATCTAAGAACCTTGAGATATTAGTTTACTATATAAACATAGAATTTTGAGATAAAAGTGATTTGATATATAAATTCTTTGAAAAATCAGTATTCTTTCTAGTTTGAGGTGATATAATAGAAAAAGAGTGATTAAAAGGACTAAATTATGGACATTAAAGAAAGAGAGAAAACAGGAGGAGAGATGGCAAAAATATTTAAATTTAATGAAGAAGCAAGGGTAAAATTGAAAACAGGTGTAGATACCCTGGCAAATACAATAAAAGTTACCCTGGGACCCAAGGGAAGAAATGTAGTTTTGGGGAAGCAGTACGGGCCTCCCCTTATTACAAATGACGGGGTATCCATCGCAAAGGAGATTGAGTTGGAAGATATCTTTGAAAATATGGGAGCTGAACTGATAAAAGAAGTAGCCATAAAAGCCAATGATGTGGCAGGAGACGGGACTACTACAGCCACAGTACTGGCTCAAGCTATTGTAGAAGAGGGTTTGAAGGTTGTGTCTGCAGGGGCGAATCCTGTTTTTATAAAAAAAGGGATAGAACTTGCGACCAATAGGGTAGTAGAACTCCTAAAGGAAAGAAGTAAAACCATTGAAAATAAGGAGGAAATCATCCAGGTAGCTACCATATCGGCGGGGGATGAGATCATAGGAAGGTTGATAGCTGATGCCATAGAAAAAGTTGGTGAAACAGGTGTAATTACCGTGGAGGAAGCCAGCTCAATAGAGACTACCCTGGATGTAGTGGAAGGGATGCAGTTTGACAAGGGATATCTGTCTCCATATATGGCAACCAATACAGAAAAAATGACAGCGATCATAGAAAATCCATATATACTGATAACGGACAAAAAGATAAAAAATATGCAGGAGATCCTGCCAGTATTGGAGGAGTGTATGAAGGGAGGAAGACCTCTGCTGATCATAGCCGATGATATCGAAGGAGAGGTGCTTAATACCCTTGTACTGAATAAATTAAGGGGGACCCTAAGTGTGGTAGCGGTGAAACCTCCTGCCTTTGGAGATAGGCGAAAATCCATCTTAGAAGATATAGCCATCCTAACCGGGGGAACCCTCATCTCAGATGAGAAGGGGATGAATATATCCGATACCATAAGTCTTCATCTGGGAGGTGCTGCCAAGGTAAAGATAACACAAGACAGCACTATTATCGTAGGAGGATTGGGAAATGATGGATTAGTTTATTCAAGAATAAAGCAATTGAAGACCCAGATAAGTGAATCCACCTCTGAATATGATATAGAAAAATTACAGGAACGTCTGGCAAAATTATCTGGGGGAGTAGGTGTGATTCGGGTAGGAGCTACCACTGAAACGGAGTTAAAGGAGAAAAAACTCCGGATAGAAGACGCCCTCAATGCTACAAAAGCGGCCATCTCAGAGGGAATAGTTCCCGGAGGGGGGTGTGTATTGGCAGATATATCCAAGCAATTAAAAACCTTGGATTTAGGAGAGTCAAAAGAGATAAAACAAGGTGTAGATATCATAGTTAAGTCACTCCTGGCTCCTCTAAGGCAGATAGCTGAAAATGCCGGGTTTAACGGTGAAGATATAGTCCGAAAAGTCATGGATTTAGATTCTGAAATCGGGTTTGATGCACTGACTTGTGAGTATGTCCATATGATCGAGAGAGGAATAATCGATCCCACCATGGTAACCAGATCGGCCATACAAAATGCAGCGTCCATCTCGGCCCTTATTCTGACTACTGAAGTATTGGTAGGAGAGATAGTTAAGGAGGAGGCTCCTGTTATGCCCATGATGTAGAAAATAAAGAGAACCTAGAAGCATATACTTCTAGGTTCTCTTATTTTTATTGTTATGCCTGTCTGGATGCAACGTCACCTTGCTTTTTTACCTGGAATTGCACCTAAAAGAGATTTGGTATAGGGATGTTTTGGATTGTCATATAATTTTTCAGCTTCATTTATTTCTACAATCTGTCCCTCTTTCATCACTGCTATCCTGTCACACATATAATAAACTACATTTAAATCATGGGATATAAAAAGATAGGTCAACCCCATTTTCCTTTGAAGTTCCTTCATAAAATTTAATATTTGTGCCTGAACCGATACGTCCAGTGCAGATACCGCTTCATCTGCTATAACAAAATCTGGTTCACACATAAGAGCCGCAAGGATAGCAACCCTTTGTCTCTGTCCTCCTGAAAGCTCACTAGGATATTTACTCAAAAAACTCTCATCGAAACCTGCTATCTCCAGCATCTCTAAGATTTTTTTTCTTCTTTCATCCTTGGAGTAGAGGTTATGAATTATCAGAGGTTCCATTAAGATCCACCCTATGTTTTTTTTTGGATTTAAAGAATGGTAGGGATCCTGAAAAATCATTTGAATATTTTTTCTCATCTCCTTGAGGTCTCGTCGTCCTTTTAATCCATTGATATTTATTCCTTTATAGATTATCTCCCCGCTATCAGCAGTGAGCAACTTACTTATAAGATTTCCCGTTGTAGATTTCCCGCATCCTGATTCCCCCACAAGACCAAAAACTTCCCCTTTTTTTATCTCAAAAGAAATATTGTCCACTGCTGCCTTGGAATCCTTAGATTTAAAAAAATTAGAACTTCCAAAATTCTTCTTCAAATTTTTTATTTCAATTATATTTTCCATCATTTCCACCTATATATATAAACATCTAACCAGATGTCCATCCTCTCTTTCTAAAAGTTCTGGTAAAATTTCATGACATCTTTTTTTCGCCATGGGACACCGGGTAACAAAAGGACATCCGCTCTCTCTTTCGGATAAGGTGGGAACCCTTCCTGGGATGGAATAAAGGTCCTTCCCTTTATGCAGCGGGTTTGGTATGGCGTCTAAAAGACATTTAGTATATGGATGCTTTGCGTCTCCCAGCTTCTCTATCACTTCTATAATATGACCAGCATACATTATTGCGATCCTATGGCACAGGTCTCCTACTAAATCTAAGTCATGGGATATGAAAAGAAGTGAATTATCCTTTTTTTTATTTATTTCCTTTAATAGATCTATAATTTGAGCCTGTGTACTTACGTCCAGTGCTGTAGTAGGTTCATCAGCTATTATTAGTTTTGGCTCACATGCTATGGCCATGGCAATAACTATCCTCTGCCTCTGTCCCCCTGAAAGTTCATGGGGAAACTTCTTATATGTATCCTCTAAATCCTTTAAATTTACTTCTTCCATGAGTTCTAAAGTTTTTTCTTTTATTTCTTTTTTAGATAAAGATGTGTGGATTTTTAAAATTTCCCCGATTTGTTTACCTACTCTATGGAGGGGATTTAGGGCTGTTAACGGCTCTTGAAAGATCATGGAAATTTCCCTTCCCCTGAGACTACCCATCTCTTTTTTAGAAAGATTTAAAATGTTTTTACCTAAAAAATTAATTTCTCCACTGAAACTTGCGTTTTTTCCTAGGAGTCTCATTATGGATAGGGATGTAAGACTTTTTCCGCATCCCGATTCTCCTACTAATCCCATAATCTCACCTTTTTTCACATAAAATGAAAGATTATTCACAGCCTGTAATTTTGTTTTTTCATTAAAATATATATTTAAATTTTTAATTTCAATAGTCATCTTTTCCCTACCCTTTCTGATATCCTCTTAAAAAATCTCCCAGCATATTGAGTGCCAATACAGTTAAACTGATCATTAGCCCTGGAGCCAATGTATACCAAGGAGCGATCATGAAATACATCTGTGATTCACTTAACATCCTGCCCCAGCTGGGATTGGGAGCCTGTACTCCGAGACCTAAATAACTAAGGGCTGCTTCAGCCAGTATGGCACTTGAAAAACTCATGGTTCCAGCCACTATTATCGGGGACAGAACATTGGGTAAGATGTGGTGATATATAATTCTAAAATTAGAAGCTCCTCTTACTCTGGCAGCTTTAATATATTCCAATTCTTTTTCCCGGAGGAATCCGCTTCTGGTTATCCTGGCAAATGTCGGTATGGACATTATTCCTATGGCCACCATTGTATTTTCTATTCCAACCCCAAATACAGAGATAAACATAAGGGCAAATAAAATCCCGGGAAAAGCCATCATGGCATCTATTATTCTCATTATGATTTCATCTATTTTACCGCCAAAATATCCGGATATTGCTCCCAAAAAAACTCCCATACTACAGCCTATAGTGACAGATATTATCCCCACCAAAAAAGCAGTCTGGGATCCCTTCATGAGCCTGCTCAGGATATCCCTTCCGAAGTTATCGGTACCTAAAAGGTAGGATGAATTCGGTGGGGAAAGTTTCAGCCCGGTATTTATTTCGGTAACTGAATGGGGCAGATAAAAAAAACTCACTCCCATAATAAGCAAAAGGAATATTAATATTCCTCCTCCTATTATGAGATTATGATCTTTAACTTTTATATTCATTTTATTCTCCTAAATCGATATTCTCGGGTCTACAATTCTATATAATATATCAATTAAAAAATTTATAATTACCACGACCAAAGCTATATAGGTTATGATAGCCTGGACTAAGGGTATATCCCTTGTAGTGACTCCATTAATTAGAAGGGTTCCGATTCCCGGCAAATTAAATACCTGCTCAACCACTATAGCTCCTCCCAATACCCCTGCCGTCAACATACCGATTATGGTGATTGTCGGGATCAGGGCATTTTGAAGGATGTGATAAACATATATTTTATTGGATGAAAGTCCCTTGCTGTATGCTGTTCTTACATAGTCTTTTTCCTGTTCTTCCAATATTATATTTTTCATATGTCTTGCTACAACTGAAATCCTGGAGATAGCAAGGGCAAAAGCCGGCAGGGTTATTATCCTGATATACGAGATGGGATCCTCTGAAAAGGGAATATATTTCAGCGAAAACAACTTAAATATTATCCCGAATACAATTAAAAAGATTATCCCCAGCCAAAACTCCGGGATAGC includes:
- a CDS encoding ABC transporter permease, whose translation is MNIKVKDHNLIIGGGILIFLLLIMGVSFFYLPHSVTEINTGLKLSPPNSSYLLGTDNFGRDILSRLMKGSQTAFLVGIISVTIGCSMGVFLGAISGYFGGKIDEIIMRIIDAMMAFPGILFALMFISVFGVGIENTMVAIGIMSIPTFARITRSGFLREKELEYIKAARVRGASNFRIIYHHILPNVLSPIIVAGTMSFSSAILAEAALSYLGLGVQAPNPSWGRMLSESQMYFMIAPWYTLAPGLMISLTVLALNMLGDFLRGYQKG
- a CDS encoding ABC transporter ATP-binding protein, whose protein sequence is MTIEIKNLNIYFNEKTKLQAVNNLSFYVKKGEIMGLVGESGCGKSLTSLSIMRLLGKNASFSGEINFLGKNILNLSKKEMGSLRGREISMIFQEPLTALNPLHRVGKQIGEILKIHTSLSKKEIKEKTLELMEEVNLKDLEDTYKKFPHELSGGQRQRIVIAMAIACEPKLIIADEPTTALDVSTQAQIIDLLKEINKKKDNSLLFISHDLDLVGDLCHRIAIMYAGHIIEVIEKLGDAKHPYTKCLLDAIPNPLHKGKDLYSIPGRVPTLSERESGCPFVTRCPMAKKRCHEILPELLEREDGHLVRCLYI
- the thpR gene encoding RNA 2',3'-cyclic phosphodiesterase, with amino-acid sequence MESENKKDLYFIGILPPENLLAEIKKFKKACMKKFNSKRALRLPAHITLVSPFHSEEEKIISLKSALKETLKKDIAVVLNGFSYFGKRVIYIAVEENKELLRLKKNVDDEISKEHKIKSKEADFIPHITIASKDLTEENFTLAWEYFKDIEYKKKFKAEKIIIFKLKDSGWEKFISL
- a CDS encoding ABC transporter permease, with amino-acid sequence MIYFIKRICIMIFTLFLVSVISFSVFQIIPGDPALSKLGIEASQEQIDLLRVKLMLDKPLSTQYIHWAGNILKGDLGESIRFSRPIEELIGERIFVTLSLGVYAILIAVVIGIPIGILNAKYNDTKFGAFLSIFSHIGLAIPEFWLGIIFLIVFGIIFKLFSLKYIPFSEDPISYIRIITLPAFALAISRISVVARHMKNIILEEQEKDYVRTAYSKGLSSNKIYVYHILQNALIPTITIIGMLTAGVLGGAIVVEQVFNLPGIGTLLINGVTTRDIPLVQAIITYIALVVVIINFLIDILYRIVDPRISI
- a CDS encoding pyridoxal-phosphate dependent enzyme; its protein translation is MLKSGKTPLLRVHKLEKLFDVGEIYIKLEGVNPAGHKHDRIAEVLVRDAIAHKYKGIVVNGSVSYINSVLYYADLESLDIVIPLFKGERWKTGKFKDKGILDLRSLKYGSQLEIVTKTAEDKNYYLAAEGYTNIHISQIILENLTDEIVTKLNYKVDAIYTQLSYGYTLTSIHNSLLKKWMNGEIEKFPSVICGTWGKGNAAFKNFQRTKEIKNNVLEGFRNEELSRNHILLDKGLLEQTFLDVNETDGKIISINEELLKESVEILRQKEHIKINKQEAYSFAAFYKLVKEKKIKKGRHVIILNEGKCVINVENLNDYDEVSKDKLVKLTREYLVQYSDSVLETEDAIKNAIDKGFILLASRDGVYEGVCVIVNLGFEEFIPKYHLAYIGANKASKGRGVGTELIQRAIDLTDGNLSLHVDLDNKGAKRLYKKLGFKHVYNRMIYCGEV
- a CDS encoding ATP-binding cassette domain-containing protein, which translates into the protein MENIIEIKNLKKNFGSSNFFKSKDSKAAVDNISFEIKKGEVFGLVGESGCGKSTTGNLISKLLTADSGEIIYKGININGLKGRRDLKEMRKNIQMIFQDPYHSLNPKKNIGWILMEPLIIHNLYSKDERRKKILEMLEIAGFDESFLSKYPSELSGGQRQRVAILAALMCEPDFVIADEAVSALDVSVQAQILNFMKELQRKMGLTYLFISHDLNVVYYMCDRIAVMKEGQIVEINEAEKLYDNPKHPYTKSLLGAIPGKKAR
- the groL gene encoding chaperonin GroEL (60 kDa chaperone family; promotes refolding of misfolded polypeptides especially under stressful conditions; forms two stacked rings of heptamers to form a barrel-shaped 14mer; ends can be capped by GroES; misfolded proteins enter the barrel where they are refolded when GroES binds) — encoded protein: MAKIFKFNEEARVKLKTGVDTLANTIKVTLGPKGRNVVLGKQYGPPLITNDGVSIAKEIELEDIFENMGAELIKEVAIKANDVAGDGTTTATVLAQAIVEEGLKVVSAGANPVFIKKGIELATNRVVELLKERSKTIENKEEIIQVATISAGDEIIGRLIADAIEKVGETGVITVEEASSIETTLDVVEGMQFDKGYLSPYMATNTEKMTAIIENPYILITDKKIKNMQEILPVLEECMKGGRPLLIIADDIEGEVLNTLVLNKLRGTLSVVAVKPPAFGDRRKSILEDIAILTGGTLISDEKGMNISDTISLHLGGAAKVKITQDSTIIVGGLGNDGLVYSRIKQLKTQISESTSEYDIEKLQERLAKLSGGVGVIRVGATTETELKEKKLRIEDALNATKAAISEGIVPGGGCVLADISKQLKTLDLGESKEIKQGVDIIVKSLLAPLRQIAENAGFNGEDIVRKVMDLDSEIGFDALTCEYVHMIERGIIDPTMVTRSAIQNAASISALILTTEVLVGEIVKEEAPVMPMM
- a CDS encoding O-acetyl-ADP-ribose deacetylase, with the protein product MSIKYKIIELIQGDITKLKIDAIVNAANNGLFGGGGVDGAIHRGGGKEIDDQCKLIRERQGGCKTGEAVITTGGNLEADYVIHTVGPVWNGEKSGAEEFLSSCYKNSLNLAVEKNIETIAFPCISTGVYGFPKDLAAEIAVSSIMEFLKDNTGIKKIILVCFEDESFKIYKKLLGLYNSN
- a CDS encoding ArsB/NhaD family transporter, which gives rise to MNPNVLIALTVFIITFYFIITEKIPRSSAAIAGGAAVVFFKVIDEHEALYAVSSNIEILILLMGLMIIVNIMAETGIFQWTAIKIAQSAKGDPIKIMIFLGIVSAIASALLDNVTTILLIFPISILIAEQLKIDSLPFLFTEIFSVNIGGAATLIGDPPNLIIGTKSGLGFNDFLLNMGPIVIINMILFLALMVVFFHKKLHVSRMNKAKIMEMDAGRIIQDKVLLKKSILVFILVMAGFVSNVITGIGLAVISISGATLLILLTKKDPEEIYKHIEWSTLFFFAGLFILVDGLAATGLISDVGDFILDVTKGNAKFAVILTVISSTVIAPIIGVVPYTISFTKIIGELIPQMGENTAPLWWALSMGVCFGGNMTLIGAAANIVGANIARKAGKEIGFFHFFKFGIIITFQSLLLSIVYLLVRYF